One Methylobacterium sp. AMS5 genomic region harbors:
- a CDS encoding DUF2256 domain-containing protein yields the protein MPPMRRKGDLPQKMCAQCGRPFAWRKKWERVWDEVRYCSDRCRTEAKREARKS from the coding sequence GTGCCGCCGATGCGTCGTAAGGGCGATCTCCCTCAAAAGATGTGCGCTCAGTGCGGCCGCCCCTTCGCGTGGCGCAAGAAGTGGGAGCGGGTCTGGGACGAGGTGCGTTACTGCTCCGACCGCTGCCGGACGGAGGCGAAGCGCGAGGCGCGCAAGAGTTGA
- the parC gene encoding DNA topoisomerase IV subunit A: MGQPVLPPPSDGIESVELKTALEERYYAYALSTIMQRALPDARDGLKPVHRRILYGMNLLRLNPTSAFKKCAKIVGDVMGDFHPHGDQAIYDALVRLSQDFAQRYPLVDGQGNFGNIDGDGPAAYRYTEARLTEVARLLLDGIEEDTVDFRASYNGEKEEPIVLPAAFPNLLANGSQGIAVGMATSIPPHNAAELCDAALYLIQNREATSEQLCTFVQGPDFPTGGILIDTPETIREAYRTGRGGFRVRARWAKEDLGRGTWNIVVTEIPYGVPKARLIEKLADLLQEKKLPLLADVRDESAEDVRVVLEPRSRSVDPVMLMESLFRLSELESRIPLNLNVLVGGVVPRVIGLAECLREWVDHRRVVLQRRSSYRLGQIERRLEILGGLLIVYLDLDEVIRIIREEDEPKAALMARFELTEVQANAILDTRLRSLRKLEEMELKREFEALTAEKEGIEGLLASEKLQWSEITRQIRAVKKTFGPETKLGRRRTTLENPPDTAGIDFTAAMVEREPITVILSEKGWIRALKGHVTELAGVAFKGDDTLKVAFLSETTAKILLLASNGKVFTIEASKLPGGRGFGDPVRLMVDLDDGTEIVAALPYKPESKLLVAGSDGRGFIAPSDALVANTRKGKAILGLDEGTRAVLLVPAEGDHVAVCSSDKLMLVFPASEVTELGRGKGVRLQRCRQSQLADACVFTLAEGLPWRDGSGQARLANAGMLEKWMGHRSDAGTLMTRSFPKFERFGK; this comes from the coding sequence ATGGGCCAGCCCGTCCTGCCGCCGCCGAGCGACGGCATCGAGAGCGTCGAGCTGAAGACGGCGCTGGAGGAGCGCTACTATGCCTATGCGCTCTCCACGATCATGCAGCGCGCGCTGCCCGACGCCCGCGACGGCCTGAAGCCGGTGCATCGGCGCATCCTCTACGGCATGAACCTGCTGCGCCTGAACCCGACCTCGGCGTTCAAGAAATGCGCGAAGATCGTCGGCGACGTGATGGGTGACTTCCACCCCCACGGCGACCAGGCGATCTACGACGCGCTGGTACGCCTCTCCCAGGATTTCGCCCAGCGCTACCCGCTCGTCGACGGCCAGGGGAATTTCGGCAACATCGACGGCGACGGTCCGGCGGCCTACCGCTACACCGAGGCGCGCCTCACGGAAGTCGCCCGCCTGCTGCTCGACGGGATCGAAGAGGACACGGTCGATTTCCGCGCCTCCTACAACGGCGAGAAGGAGGAGCCGATCGTCCTGCCGGCGGCCTTCCCGAATCTTCTGGCCAACGGCAGCCAGGGCATCGCGGTCGGCATGGCGACCTCGATCCCGCCGCACAACGCGGCCGAACTCTGCGACGCGGCGCTGTACCTGATCCAGAACCGCGAGGCGACGTCCGAGCAGCTCTGCACCTTCGTGCAGGGGCCGGACTTCCCCACCGGCGGCATCCTGATCGACACGCCCGAGACCATCCGCGAGGCCTACCGCACCGGCCGCGGGGGTTTTCGCGTGCGCGCCCGCTGGGCCAAGGAGGATCTCGGCCGCGGCACGTGGAACATCGTCGTCACCGAGATTCCCTACGGCGTGCCGAAGGCGCGCCTCATCGAGAAGCTCGCCGACCTGCTGCAGGAGAAGAAGCTGCCGCTGCTCGCCGACGTGCGCGACGAATCGGCGGAGGACGTGCGTGTCGTGCTGGAGCCGCGCTCGCGCTCGGTCGATCCGGTGATGCTGATGGAATCGCTGTTTCGGCTCTCGGAGCTGGAATCGCGGATCCCGCTGAACCTCAACGTGCTCGTCGGCGGCGTCGTGCCCCGCGTCATCGGTCTCGCCGAGTGTCTGCGCGAGTGGGTCGATCACCGCCGCGTCGTGCTTCAGCGCCGCTCGAGCTACCGCCTCGGCCAGATCGAGCGGCGCCTCGAAATCCTCGGCGGCCTGCTCATCGTCTATCTCGACCTCGACGAGGTGATCCGCATCATCCGTGAGGAGGACGAGCCGAAGGCCGCCCTGATGGCCCGGTTCGAACTCACCGAGGTCCAGGCCAACGCGATCCTCGACACCCGCCTGCGCTCCCTGCGCAAGCTCGAAGAGATGGAGCTGAAGCGCGAGTTCGAGGCACTGACCGCGGAGAAGGAGGGGATCGAGGGATTGCTGGCCTCCGAGAAGCTCCAATGGTCGGAGATCACCCGGCAGATCCGCGCGGTGAAGAAGACCTTCGGGCCCGAGACCAAACTCGGCCGCCGCCGCACCACGCTCGAGAACCCGCCCGACACCGCCGGCATCGACTTCACCGCCGCCATGGTCGAGCGCGAGCCGATCACGGTGATCCTGTCCGAGAAGGGCTGGATCCGGGCGCTCAAGGGGCATGTGACCGAACTGGCGGGGGTCGCTTTCAAGGGCGACGACACGCTGAAGGTCGCCTTCCTCAGCGAGACGACGGCCAAGATCCTGCTGCTCGCTTCGAACGGCAAGGTCTTCACCATCGAAGCCTCGAAGCTGCCCGGCGGGCGCGGCTTCGGCGATCCGGTGCGGCTGATGGTCGATCTCGACGACGGCACCGAGATCGTCGCGGCCCTGCCCTACAAGCCGGAGAGCAAGCTGCTCGTCGCCGGCTCGGACGGGCGCGGCTTCATCGCGCCGTCCGACGCGCTGGTCGCCAACACCCGGAAGGGCAAGGCGATCCTCGGCCTCGACGAGGGGACGCGCGCGGTACTGCTGGTGCCGGCCGAGGGCGACCACGTCGCCGTCTGCTCATCCGACAAGCTGATGCTGGTCTTCCCGGCCTCTGAAGTCACGGAACTCGGCCGCGGCAAGGGCGTGCGCCTGCAACGCTGCCGCCAGAGCCAGCTTGCGGATGCCTGCGTCTTCACACTGGCGGAGGGCCTGCCCTGGCGCGACGGCTCGGGTCAGGCGCGGCTCGCCAATGCGGGCATGCTGGAGAAGTGGATGGGCCACCGGTCCGATGCCGGCACGCTGATGACCCGCAGCTTCCCGAAATTCGAGCGGTTCGGGAAGTAG
- a CDS encoding XdhC family protein has protein sequence MRLDTLSALNAERAARRPALVVTDPEDGGQRLVRAAEIDDDPLGPLLRERLRSGRSGLGEGPDGRPVFVAVHAPPVRFVAVGAVHISQALVPLASQLGLDLTVIDPRTAFASPERFPGVRLIAEWPDEALRDIGPLDAYTALAALTHDPKIDDPALVAALRADCAYIGALGSRKTHARRVERLKEAGFDEATIGRIHAPIGLDIGAVSPAEIALSILAQVVATLRQDRIKTPDAAAGR, from the coding sequence ATGCGCCTCGACACTCTGTCGGCCCTCAACGCGGAGCGCGCAGCGCGCCGCCCGGCCCTGGTCGTCACCGATCCCGAGGACGGCGGCCAGCGCCTCGTGCGCGCTGCCGAGATCGACGACGACCCGCTCGGCCCCCTGCTGCGCGAGCGCCTGCGCAGCGGTCGCAGCGGCCTCGGCGAGGGACCCGACGGGCGCCCGGTCTTCGTCGCCGTCCACGCCCCGCCGGTGCGCTTCGTCGCCGTCGGCGCCGTGCACATCTCCCAGGCCCTGGTGCCGCTCGCGAGCCAGCTCGGCCTCGACCTCACGGTGATCGATCCGCGCACGGCCTTCGCCAGCCCAGAGCGGTTTCCCGGCGTGCGCCTGATCGCCGAATGGCCGGACGAGGCGCTTCGCGACATCGGGCCGCTCGACGCCTACACGGCTTTGGCCGCGCTGACCCACGATCCGAAGATCGACGACCCCGCCCTCGTCGCGGCCCTGCGGGCGGACTGCGCCTATATCGGCGCGCTGGGCTCGCGGAAGACCCATGCCCGGCGCGTCGAGCGGCTGAAGGAGGCGGGGTTCGACGAGGCAACGATCGGCCGGATCCATGCGCCGATCGGGCTCGACATCGGCGCCGTCTCGCCCGCCGAGATCGCGCTGTCGATCCTCGCCCAGGTCGTCGCGACCCTGCGCCAGGACCGCATCAAGACCCCCGACGCGGCGGCGGGACGCTGA
- a CDS encoding branched-chain amino acid ABC transporter substrate-binding protein → MSKRSALATFLALTFAAPVGAAEPLKIGLAAPLSGPDAGFGQGARLGAEQAVAEINRAGGVMGRKLQLVVQDDGADPKQAVSVARKFAGSGVRFVIGPLTSGAAAAASSVYEEAGIVSVTPGATWAPLTRRGAGLLFRLAGSDAQQGALGGTLLAERFRGRPVAIVHDKTSFGCGLADEAARALKARGGGERLFEGVSRDDREVAALVAKLRALWIEAIYFGGLSAPAGALIRAMREAGLSTQVIGSDGLLDRDFSQVPGAEGTLMTVAPAPARLPEPRGARTPRSAEVEMFAGPAYAAVEVVRQGIEGARSVEPAKVAAFLHGGTPLRTVLGEVAFDAGGDLVKPPFSVTAWRRLPDGRLDFAGNDVTP, encoded by the coding sequence GTGTCGAAGCGGAGCGCGTTGGCAACCTTTCTCGCCCTGACGTTCGCGGCTCCCGTCGGCGCCGCCGAGCCGCTGAAGATCGGGCTTGCCGCGCCGTTGAGCGGGCCGGATGCCGGGTTCGGCCAGGGTGCGCGGCTCGGCGCCGAGCAGGCGGTTGCCGAGATCAACCGCGCCGGCGGGGTGATGGGGCGCAAGCTCCAACTCGTGGTGCAGGACGACGGCGCCGACCCGAAACAGGCGGTGTCGGTCGCGCGCAAGTTCGCCGGCAGCGGCGTGCGCTTCGTCATCGGCCCGCTGACCTCGGGCGCCGCCGCCGCGGCGAGTTCGGTCTACGAGGAGGCCGGCATCGTCTCGGTCACGCCAGGCGCGACCTGGGCGCCCCTGACCCGCCGCGGCGCCGGCCTGCTGTTCCGCCTCGCGGGCAGCGACGCGCAGCAGGGCGCGCTCGGCGGCACGCTGCTCGCCGAGCGGTTCCGCGGCAGGCCGGTCGCCATCGTCCACGACAAGACCAGCTTCGGTTGCGGGCTCGCCGACGAGGCCGCGCGCGCCCTCAAAGCCCGCGGCGGGGGGGAACGCCTGTTCGAGGGCGTTTCCCGCGACGACCGCGAGGTCGCGGCGCTTGTCGCCAAGCTGCGGGCGCTCTGGATCGAGGCGATCTATTTCGGCGGCCTGTCGGCCCCGGCCGGAGCCCTGATCCGCGCGATGCGCGAGGCCGGTCTGTCGACGCAGGTGATCGGCAGCGACGGGCTGCTCGACAGGGACTTTTCGCAGGTTCCCGGCGCCGAGGGCACGCTGATGACGGTGGCGCCCGCGCCCGCCCGCCTGCCCGAGCCGAGGGGCGCCAGGACGCCGCGGAGTGCGGAGGTCGAGATGTTCGCAGGCCCGGCCTACGCGGCGGTCGAGGTCGTGCGGCAGGGGATCGAGGGCGCGCGCTCGGTCGAGCCGGCCAAGGTCGCGGCCTTCCTGCATGGCGGCACCCCCTTGCGGACGGTGCTCGGCGAGGTGGCGTTCGACGCAGGCGGCGATCTCGTGAAGCCGCCGTTCTCGGTCACCGCATGGCGCCGGCTTCCCGACGGGCGCCTCGACTTCGCCGGCAACGACGTCACGCCATGA
- the infA gene encoding translation initiation factor IF-1 codes for MAKEELMQFDGLVVEILPDARYRVQLDQGHEIVAYTAGKMKKNRIKTLAGDRVTVEMSPYDLEKGRLVFRHKDERSGPRPPQRGGQQFRRR; via the coding sequence ATGGCAAAAGAGGAATTGATGCAGTTCGACGGCTTGGTCGTCGAGATCCTGCCGGACGCGCGCTACCGCGTGCAGCTCGATCAGGGTCACGAGATCGTCGCCTACACGGCCGGCAAGATGAAGAAGAACCGCATCAAGACCCTGGCCGGCGACCGCGTCACCGTCGAGATGTCCCCCTACGACCTTGAGAAGGGACGCCTCGTGTTCCGTCACAAGGACGAGCGCTCCGGTCCCCGTCCGCCCCAGCGCGGCGGCCAGCAGTTCCGTCGCCGCTAA
- the recO gene encoding DNA repair protein RecO, producing the protein MQWIDDGLVIGLRKHGETGIVLELMTPEHGRHLGLVHGGRSRRMQPMLQPGNTLRATWRARLDGALGAYAVEPLTLNASRLMDSGLALYGVAHLSALLRLLPERDPHPALYEAAQILLTHLDDPEIAPALMVRFELALLAGLGFGLDLSHCAATGANDALVYVSPKSGRAVSASAGEPFRDRLLPLPPFLRDRDQPGSGWRTPDAHDVREGFTLTGYFLDQHVWRPRAQDTPEERARFVALGTGPS; encoded by the coding sequence ATGCAATGGATCGACGATGGCCTGGTGATCGGCCTGCGCAAGCACGGCGAGACCGGAATCGTGCTCGAACTGATGACGCCGGAGCACGGGCGCCATCTCGGGCTCGTCCATGGCGGGCGCTCGCGGCGGATGCAGCCGATGCTCCAGCCCGGCAACACGCTGCGCGCGACGTGGCGGGCGCGGCTCGACGGGGCGCTCGGCGCCTACGCGGTCGAGCCGCTGACCCTGAACGCCTCGCGCCTGATGGATTCGGGTCTCGCGCTCTACGGTGTCGCGCATCTCTCGGCGCTGCTGCGGCTCCTGCCGGAGCGCGATCCGCATCCGGCGCTCTACGAGGCGGCGCAGATCCTGCTCACCCATCTCGACGATCCCGAAATCGCGCCCGCGCTGATGGTGCGGTTCGAACTCGCCCTGCTCGCCGGGCTCGGCTTCGGCCTCGACCTGTCGCATTGCGCGGCCACGGGCGCCAACGACGCCCTGGTCTACGTCTCGCCCAAAAGTGGGCGCGCGGTCAGCGCCTCGGCGGGCGAGCCTTTTCGCGATCGCCTGCTGCCGCTTCCCCCCTTCCTGCGCGACCGCGACCAACCGGGCAGCGGCTGGCGCACGCCCGACGCCCACGACGTTCGGGAGGGGTTTACCTTGACGGGGTACTTCCTCGATCAGCATGTCTGGCGCCCGCGGGCGCAAGACACGCCGGAGGAACGCGCACGATTCGTCGCACTCGGCACTGGCCCGAGTTGA
- a CDS encoding molybdopterin-binding protein translates to MQFGPVATRDSAGLIAAHTVRAEGASLKKGRPIPAEEALRLAESGIPEILAVRLDPGDVGEDAAAARLAQHLAGAGLRAEAPFTGRCNLFAEAAGLFVVEPAGIDAVNAVDEAITVATLPAFRPVATGEMVATVKIIPYAVAAAPLERALAATDTPPMRLAPYRLQHVGVVSTLLPGLKAATVAKTLRVLAERLAPTGARIIAETRVRHEAGAVAGAIAGAVAEGAELVVVFGASAIADRRDVIPAGLEAAGGRVEQFGMPVDPGNLLLLGALGTVPVIGAPGCARSPKENGFDFVLHRLLAGLPVTRADIVRLGVGGLLTEIPLRGQPRSGGDGV, encoded by the coding sequence ATGCAGTTCGGACCCGTCGCGACCCGCGACAGTGCGGGGCTCATCGCCGCCCATACCGTGCGCGCCGAGGGCGCCAGCCTGAAAAAGGGCCGGCCGATCCCCGCCGAGGAGGCCTTGCGGCTCGCCGAATCCGGAATTCCCGAGATCCTGGCCGTCCGGCTCGATCCCGGCGATGTCGGCGAGGACGCGGCGGCGGCTCGCCTCGCCCAGCATCTCGCCGGGGCGGGCCTGCGCGCGGAGGCTCCGTTCACCGGGCGCTGCAATCTCTTCGCCGAGGCCGCGGGCTTGTTCGTGGTCGAGCCGGCCGGCATCGACGCGGTCAACGCCGTTGACGAGGCGATCACGGTGGCGACCCTGCCGGCCTTCCGGCCGGTGGCCACGGGCGAGATGGTCGCGACGGTAAAGATCATTCCCTACGCGGTCGCCGCCGCGCCGCTGGAGCGGGCGCTCGCCGCCACCGATACGCCGCCGATGCGGCTTGCCCCTTATCGTCTCCAGCATGTCGGCGTGGTCTCGACGCTGCTGCCCGGCCTGAAGGCCGCGACCGTCGCCAAGACCCTGCGCGTGCTCGCCGAGCGGCTGGCGCCGACGGGTGCGCGGATCATCGCCGAGACCCGCGTGCGGCACGAGGCCGGCGCGGTCGCGGGCGCCATTGCCGGGGCAGTGGCGGAGGGGGCGGAACTGGTCGTGGTGTTCGGCGCCTCGGCCATCGCCGACCGGCGCGACGTGATCCCGGCCGGGCTGGAGGCGGCGGGCGGCCGGGTCGAGCAGTTCGGCATGCCGGTCGATCCCGGCAACCTGCTGCTGCTCGGCGCCCTCGGCACCGTGCCGGTGATCGGCGCGCCGGGCTGCGCCCGCTCGCCCAAGGAGAACGGCTTCGACTTCGTCCTGCACCGCCTCCTCGCGGGCCTCCCCGTGACGCGGGCCGACATCGTGCGCCTCGGCGTCGGCGGCCTGCTCACCGAGATCCCCCTGCGCGGCCAACCGAGATCGGGCGGTGACGGTGTCTGA
- a CDS encoding formyltransferase family protein, whose amino-acid sequence MKFAFAGIDFLGGVFDGLIEAGWTPVKLFTRPCDGIYDHNEVVVAQARRHRIPIQLSRLLPDNIEQLSHEHGRDVVLVVSGYPWLVRGWHGRVRYALNLHPSPLPTGRGPYPLFKAVLDGYESWGVTAHVLAEQGFDTGDILAQDIFLVDSGETHETLLTKCQMAARRLALGPIGKDLAERWRKAEPQGDGSYWPRVNDADRTLDFHKDVAEVLRRVRAFGTIETIARLGNARIFVAAADGWQEAHRHAPGTVVHRYRRQVVVAARDGYVQFTRWSQVPLNEAGQIGR is encoded by the coding sequence ATGAAATTCGCCTTTGCCGGCATCGACTTCCTCGGCGGTGTGTTCGACGGGCTGATCGAAGCCGGCTGGACGCCGGTGAAGCTGTTCACCCGGCCCTGTGACGGCATCTACGATCACAACGAGGTCGTGGTGGCCCAGGCCCGGCGCCACCGCATCCCGATCCAGCTCTCGCGATTGCTGCCCGACAACATCGAGCAACTCTCCCACGAGCACGGCCGCGACGTGGTGCTCGTCGTCTCCGGCTATCCCTGGCTGGTGCGGGGCTGGCACGGGCGGGTGCGCTACGCCTTGAACCTCCACCCCTCTCCGCTGCCGACGGGGCGGGGGCCCTACCCGCTCTTCAAGGCGGTTCTCGATGGCTACGAGAGCTGGGGCGTCACCGCCCACGTGCTCGCCGAGCAGGGCTTCGACACCGGCGACATCCTCGCCCAGGACATCTTCCTCGTTGACAGCGGCGAGACTCACGAGACGCTGCTCACCAAGTGCCAGATGGCGGCCCGCCGCCTCGCCCTCGGGCCGATCGGGAAGGATCTGGCCGAGCGCTGGCGCAAGGCGGAGCCGCAGGGTGACGGCTCCTACTGGCCGCGGGTGAACGACGCCGACCGCACCCTCGACTTCCACAAGGACGTCGCCGAGGTGCTGCGCCGCGTGCGCGCCTTCGGCACGATCGAGACCATCGCCCGGCTCGGCAACGCCCGCATCTTCGTCGCCGCCGCCGACGGCTGGCAGGAGGCCCACCGCCACGCCCCCGGCACCGTGGTGCACCGTTACCGCCGCCAGGTCGTGGTGGCCGCCCGCGACGGCTACGTGCAGTTCACCCGCTGGAGCCAGGTGCCGCTCAACGAGGCCGGGCAGATCGGGCGCTAG
- a CDS encoding nucleotidyltransferase family protein, with protein MTVSEPRVGAVILAAGLGSRFGQAAKMLAPYAGEPMVRRAAEAALASRAGPIVAVLGAHAAAVRATLAGLDLMLVENPDPAGGLSASLRLGLAALPPETEAAVVVLGDMPRIGPAHIDALIAAYTGATPRPSAVVPMSGGRRGNPVLLDLARLGADLAALTGDHGAGPILKRRGDVLELPADPAVIFDVDTPEALRG; from the coding sequence GTGACGGTGTCTGAGCCGCGCGTCGGCGCGGTGATCCTCGCCGCCGGCCTCGGCTCCCGCTTCGGGCAGGCCGCGAAGATGCTCGCGCCCTATGCCGGCGAGCCGATGGTGCGCCGCGCCGCCGAAGCGGCTCTGGCCTCCCGCGCCGGGCCTATCGTCGCGGTGCTCGGCGCGCATGCCGCGGCAGTGCGGGCCACCCTCGCCGGGCTCGACCTGATGCTGGTCGAGAATCCCGATCCCGCCGGCGGCCTCTCGGCCTCGCTACGTCTCGGCCTCGCCGCCTTGCCGCCGGAAACCGAGGCGGCGGTGGTGGTGCTTGGCGACATGCCGCGGATCGGGCCGGCTCATATCGATGCGCTGATCGCGGCCTATACCGGCGCGACGCCGCGCCCCTCCGCCGTGGTCCCGATGAGCGGCGGGCGCCGCGGCAATCCGGTGCTGCTCGACCTCGCCCGCCTCGGTGCCGACCTCGCGGCACTGACCGGCGACCACGGCGCGGGGCCGATCCTGAAGCGGCGCGGCGACGTGCTGGAACTGCCGGCCGATCCGGCGGTCATCTTCGATGTCGACACCCCGGAGGCACTGCGGGGCTGA
- a CDS encoding XdhC family protein, with product MLSTEDDILRAAEGWRREGRAVALATVIETWGSAPRPVGSNLVIDGDSRFLGSVSGGCVEGEVITEALDVIEDGRPRTLEFGVADETAWRAGLSCGGRIRVFVERID from the coding sequence ATGCTCTCCACCGAGGACGACATCCTGCGCGCCGCCGAGGGCTGGCGACGCGAGGGCCGCGCGGTCGCGCTCGCCACCGTGATCGAGACCTGGGGCTCGGCGCCGCGCCCGGTCGGCAGCAATCTCGTCATCGACGGCGACAGCCGCTTCCTCGGCTCGGTCTCCGGTGGCTGCGTCGAGGGCGAGGTCATCACCGAGGCGCTCGACGTGATCGAGGACGGGCGCCCGCGCACCCTGGAATTCGGCGTCGCCGACGAGACCGCGTGGCGGGCCGGCCTCTCCTGCGGCGGCCGCATCCGCGTCTTCGTCGAACGCATCGACTGA
- a CDS encoding SDR family oxidoreductase, which yields MERVVIYGGTGGIGLATARALRERGAALHLVGRDPERLERAASELGETGFTAGDVTDPALFPRVASEAGSRLGGLVYAVGTIQLAPLAKLDPARIEMDFRINALGAFLAVQAAAPALKAGAGEASAGVVLFSTVAVAQGFSHHASVAMAKGAVEGLALSLAAELAPAIRVNVVAPSLTRTPLAETITRNATLASGIASMHALQRLGEPEDVAALAAFLVGPEAGYVTGQVIGVDGGRSSLRTKG from the coding sequence ATGGAACGAGTCGTGATCTACGGCGGAACCGGCGGCATCGGCCTGGCCACGGCGCGGGCCCTGCGCGAACGGGGCGCGGCCCTCCACCTCGTCGGCCGCGATCCGGAGCGTCTGGAGCGGGCGGCCTCCGAACTCGGCGAGACCGGCTTCACCGCGGGCGACGTCACCGATCCGGCCCTGTTTCCGCGCGTCGCCTCGGAGGCGGGCTCGCGCCTCGGAGGCCTCGTCTACGCGGTCGGCACGATCCAGCTCGCGCCTTTGGCCAAGCTCGACCCGGCGCGCATCGAGATGGATTTCCGCATCAACGCGCTCGGCGCCTTTCTGGCGGTGCAGGCGGCGGCTCCCGCGCTCAAGGCCGGAGCGGGAGAGGCAAGCGCGGGCGTGGTGCTGTTCTCCACCGTCGCCGTCGCGCAGGGGTTCTCGCACCATGCCTCGGTCGCCATGGCCAAGGGGGCGGTGGAGGGGCTCGCCCTCTCGCTGGCGGCGGAACTCGCCCCCGCGATCCGGGTGAACGTGGTCGCCCCCTCGCTGACCCGTACGCCGCTCGCCGAGACCATCACCCGCAACGCGACGCTGGCCTCCGGCATCGCGTCGATGCACGCGCTCCAGCGCCTCGGCGAGCCCGAGGATGTCGCCGCACTCGCCGCCTTCCTCGTCGGACCGGAGGCGGGCTACGTCACGGGGCAGGTGATCGGCGTCGATGGCGGGCGTTCCTCGCTGCGTACCAAGGGGTAA